In a single window of the Agromyces sp. H17E-10 genome:
- the thiL gene encoding thiamine-phosphate kinase, with translation MPQPTGSATSDDRPIGELGEQAVLARILPRLEPGDAALLGAGDDAAVVAAPDGRYVVTCDLMVHGPDFRLAWSTPFDLGWKAAATNLTDVAAMGARPTALVVAIAAPRDLPVSVLEGIADGLRESLAALAPGCGVVGGDLSTSSTLTISVTAFGDLDGRAPVMRSGARVGDVVAHAGARGDAARGLALLFAEGVDAAGRPDRALAAVLRERDPEVVGAQLAPSPPVHAGPAAALAGATAMLDVSDGLARDARRLAEASGVGLDFDGAALGPEVRIALAGAEDHGLLATFPSGAVLPAPFEAIGRVVDAPGEILLDGAAIDAEGWDPYAGWDGGAG, from the coding sequence ATGCCCCAGCCGACCGGTTCCGCGACGTCCGACGACCGCCCGATCGGCGAGCTCGGCGAGCAGGCGGTGCTCGCCCGGATCCTGCCGCGACTCGAGCCCGGCGACGCCGCGCTCCTCGGCGCGGGAGACGACGCCGCGGTCGTCGCGGCACCCGACGGCCGCTACGTCGTCACCTGCGACCTCATGGTGCACGGACCCGACTTCCGGCTCGCGTGGTCGACGCCCTTCGACCTCGGCTGGAAGGCCGCCGCGACGAACCTCACCGACGTCGCGGCCATGGGCGCGAGGCCGACGGCCCTCGTCGTCGCGATCGCGGCGCCGCGCGACCTGCCGGTCAGCGTGCTCGAGGGCATCGCCGACGGGCTGCGCGAGTCGCTCGCAGCCCTCGCACCCGGCTGCGGCGTCGTCGGCGGCGACCTGTCGACCTCGTCGACGCTCACGATCTCGGTGACCGCGTTCGGCGACCTCGACGGGCGTGCGCCCGTCATGCGGTCGGGTGCCCGCGTCGGCGACGTCGTCGCGCACGCCGGCGCGCGCGGCGACGCCGCACGCGGCCTCGCCCTGCTGTTCGCCGAGGGGGTGGATGCGGCGGGCCGACCCGACCGGGCGCTCGCCGCAGTGCTCCGCGAACGCGACCCCGAGGTGGTCGGCGCCCAGCTCGCGCCGTCACCGCCCGTGCACGCGGGGCCGGCGGCGGCGCTCGCGGGGGCCACCGCGATGCTCGACGTCTCCGACGGGCTCGCGCGCGACGCGCGCCGCCTCGCCGAGGCCAGTGGCGTCGGCCTCGACTTCGACGGCGCGGCGCTCGGGCCCGAGGTGCGCATCGCCCTCGCGGGCGCCGAGGACCACGGACTGCTCGCGACGTTCCCGTCCGGAGCCGTGCTGCCGGCACCGTTCGAGGCGATCGGCCGGGTCGTCGACGCGCCGGGGGAGATCCTGCTCGACGGCGCCGCGATCGACGCCGAGGGCTGGGACCCCTATGCGGGCTGGGACGGCGGCGCGGGCTGA